In Ornithorhynchus anatinus isolate Pmale09 chromosome 17, mOrnAna1.pri.v4, whole genome shotgun sequence, the following proteins share a genomic window:
- the RNFT1 gene encoding E3 ubiquitin-protein ligase RNFT1, with amino-acid sequence MQASYSHLHNPSGTGGGEAASASQCTHVPRLTGEGACHHTGDVHIQINSVPGEGGENSSSRYTRSSSQSCSHGRVHSRARGHSHNEARQPDEASVDSGEHGNSSISEFRYLFQWLQKSLPYILILCFKVVVQHITGISLGIGLLTTFMYANKSIVNQVFLREKCSKIQCAWLLVFLTGSSVLLYYTFHSQTLYHSLIFLNPSLDFLNFWDVLWIVGITDFILKFLFMGFKCLILLVPSFVMSFKSKGYWYMLLEELCQYYRTFVPIPVWFRYLVSYGELDSAAGWSLGVLLGLLYLILKLLDFFGHLRTFRRVLKTFFTQPNYGVTASKRQCSEADDLCSICQAEFQKPILLICQHIFCEECISLWFTRERTCPLCRTVISDHVSKWKDGATSSHLQIY; translated from the exons ATGCAAGCCAGCTACAGCCATCTTCACAACCCCTCGGGAACTGGAGGCGGTGAGGCTGCTTCAGCCTCCCAGTGCACCCATGTTCCACGACTCACAGGGGAAGGCGCTTGCCATCATACCGGAGATGTCCATATCCAGATAAACTCCGTacctggggaaggtggggaaaattcCAGCTCCAGGTACACCAGGTCCAGTTCCCAGAGCTGCTCCCATGGCCGTGTGCACAGCCGCGCCCGTGGTCACTCCCATAACGAAGCGAGGCAGCCCGATGAGGCTTCAGTGGACTCGGGGGAACATGGCAACAGCTCCATCTCAGAGTTCCGCTATCTCTTCCAGTGGCTGCAAAAAAGTCTTCCCTATATTTTGATTCTGTGTTTCAAAGTTGTCGTACAACACATTACGG GAATTTCTCTTGGAATTGGGCTGCTAACAACTTTTATGTATGCAAACAAAAGCATTGTAAATCAGGTTTTTCTAAGA GAAAAGTGCTCAAAGATACAGTGTGCTTGGTTACTGGTGTTCTTAACAGGATCTTCTGTTCTTTTGTATTACACCTTTCACTCTCAGACACTTTATCACAG CTTAATCTTCTTAAACCCTTCGCTGGACTTTTTGAACTTCTGGGATGTACTTTGGATTGTGGGAATCACAGATTTCATTCTAAAATTCCTCTTCATGGGCTTCAAATGCCTTATTTTATTGGTGCCTTCTTTTGTGATGTCTTTTAAATCTAAG gGCTATTGGTATATGCTTTTAGAAGAACTGTGCCAGTATTACCGCACCTTTGTTCCTATACCTGTTTGGTTTCGTTACCTTGTTAGTTACGGAGAGTTGGACAGTGCGGCGGGATGGAGTCTTGGGGTATTGCTGGGGCTTCTCTACCTCATCCTGAAA CTTTTGGATTTTTTTGGACATCTGCGAACCTTCAGAAGGGTTTTAAAGACATTTTTTACTCAGCCA AACTATGGCGTGACTGCCAGCAAGAGACAGTGTTCAGAAGCCGATGATCTTTGTTCAATCTGCCAAGCTGAATTTCAGAAACCCATTCTTCTCATCTGCCAG CATATATTTTGTGAAGAATGCATCTCGCTGTGGTTTACTCGAGAGAGAACTTGTCCACTGTGCAGAACTGTTATTTCAGACCATGTTAGCAAATGGAAAGATGGAGCCACTTCATCACACCTTCAGATCTATTAA